In a genomic window of Pseudorasbora parva isolate DD20220531a chromosome 24, ASM2467924v1, whole genome shotgun sequence:
- the LOC137063766 gene encoding peptidoglycan DL-endopeptidase CwlO-like, which produces MADSKMAVSQWSPEFAQDLIPAAEKTALLYNLSYLCLANFTNLERLIRSRAVETQLLFGSSESTMVKCILTSKNLVESLFPMLMTAVEKNKATLAVMFLAKARVWIKDIITDVDRIVEKYDLHNKDVASSTSDVITEKQETDKKIKEKDHELKQTEKTLDDLNSKLKKTTEEIEETEKKIKSKSQEIQDFARSKSQTNTGLGIFAAIVPFIGLIVKSIYDAITDPNDVAHMKALEAELDRFIAEKTVLKQKQWQIELQLIDWQMKATKASFDLNAIPDPIHLNEVQKSLTQIQAILIQLKNFWENVGQMLDYLEQKTFVGENLIEDLADLKDEFLASIKIAKEAWSCFGEGCKRASVIFKLQTKDAYKFLEVSPSSLSKQEWQKEYESVKKQLENIDPPQGVTSSVRPAITE; this is translated from the exons ATGGCTGATAGCAAAA TGGCTGTGTCCCAATGGAGCCCAGAGTTTGCACAAGATCTTATCCCTGCTGCTGAAAAGACAGCCCTTCTCTACAATCTCTCTTACCTGTGTCTGGCCAACTTCACCAACCTGGAGAGACTCATCAGGAGTCGGGCTGTGGAAACCCAGCTTCTGTTCGGATCCTCTGAATCAACCATGGTGAAA TGTATTTTGACCAGTAAAAACCTGGTTGAGTCGCTGTTTCCAATGTTGATGACAGCTGTGGAGAAAAATAAGGCGACTTTGGCAGTCATGTTCCTAGCAAAAGCACGAGTCTGGATCAAAGACATTATCACTGATGTGGACAGGATAGTGGAAAA GTATGATTTACACAACAAAGATGTAGCATCGTCCACCAGTGATGTTATCACGGAAAAACAAGAAACAGATAAAAAGATTAAAGAAAAAGACCACGAGTTAAAGCAGACTGAAAAAACTCTGGATGATCTGAACTCCAAACTCAAAAAAACCACAGAAGAGATTGAGGAAACTGAGAAAAAGATAAAGAGCAAAAGCCAAGAGATTCAAGATTTTGCCAGATCCAAATCACAAACAAATACAGGCCTCGGCATCTTCGCTGCAATCGTGCCATTCATTGGGCTAATTGTAAAAAGCATTTATGATGCTATAACAGATCCTAATGATGTTGCACATATGAAGGCTCTTGAAGCAGAATTGGACCGCTTCATCGCTGAAAAGACCGTTCTCAAACAGAAACAGTGGCAGATCGAACTCCAGCTCATTGATTGGCAGATGAAGGCTACCAAAGCCAGTTTTGACCTGA ATGCCATACCCGACCCCATCCATCTAAATGAAGTTCAGAAGAGCTTGACACAAATTCAGGCAATTCTGATTCAGCTCAAAAACTTCTGGGAGAATGTTGGTCAAATGCTGGACTACCTGGAACAAAAGACCTTTGTTGGAGAAAATCTTATCGAAGACCTTGCCGATCTAAAAGATGAATTTCTAGCATCAATCAAAATAGCCAAAGAG GCTTGGAGCTGTTTTGGTGAAGGCtgtaaaagagcatctgtcatCTTTAAGCTCCAAACCAAAGATGCCTACAAGTTTCTGGAGGTCAGTCCTTCCTCTCTCTCCAAGCAGGAGTGGCAAAAAGAGTACGAAAGTGTGAAGAAACAACTGGAGAATATTGACCCACCACAAGGTGTGACCTCCTCTGTTAGACCCGCCATTACTGAATGA
- the LOC137063769 gene encoding chromosome partition protein Smc-like — protein MADSKMEVSQWSPDFVQELLPAAQKTALLYNLSYLCLANFPNLERLIRSRAVETQLLFGSSDAVMLKCILTSNNLVESLFPMLMTAVEKNKALLAVNYLGKARVWIKDIITDVDRIVEKYDLHNKDVASSTSDVIKEKQDTDKKITKQDQELKQTEKTLDDLKSELKKNTKELEETEKKINSKSQEIQEFARSISKKRKGLGIFAAIVPFIRLIVKNIYDAANDPKNAAKMKALETDLNRFIAEKTVLKQKQWQLQLQIIDWQMKAAKASFDLNSIPDPIYLNEVQKSLTKIQVILIQLKNFWESVAQMLDYLEQKTFVGENLIEDLADLKDEFLGSIKIAKEAWSSFGEGCKRASVIFRLQTKDAYKFLEVSPSSLSKEEWQKEYEGVKKQLENIDPPQGVTSSVRPAIR, from the exons ATGGCTGATAGCAAAA TGGAAGTGTCCCAGTGGAGCCCAGACTTTGTACAAGAGCTTCTCCCTGCTGCCCAAAAGACAGCCCTTCTCTACAATCTCTCTTACCTGTGTCTGGCCAACTTCCCCAACCTGGAGAGACTCATCAGGAGTCGGGCTGTGGAAACCCAGCTTCTGTTCGGATCCTCTGATGCAGTCATGCTGAAA TGTATTTTGACGAGTAATAACCTGGTTGAGTCGCTGTTTCCAATGTTGATGACAGCTGTGGAGAAAAATAAGGCGCTTTTGGCAGTCAATTACCTAGGAAAGGCACGAGTCTGGATCAAAGACATTATCACTGATGTGGACAGGATAGTGGAAAA GTATGATTTACACAACAAAGATGTAGCATCGTCCACCAGTGATGTTATCAAGGAAAAACAAGATACTGATAAAAAGATTACAAAACAAGACCAGGAGTTGAAGCAGACTGAAAAAACCCTGGATGACCTGAAAtctgaactaaaaaaaaacacaaaagagCTTGAGGAAACTGAGAAAAAGATAAACAGCAAAAGCCAAGAGATTCAAGAGTTTGCCAGATCCAtatccaaaaaaagaaaaggccTCGGCATTTTCGCTGCAATCGTGCCATTCATCAGGTTAAttgtaaaaaacatttatgatgctGCAAATGATCCTAAAAATGCTGCAAAAATGAAGGCTCTTGAAACTGATTTGAACCGCTTCATCGCTGAAAAGACCGTTCTCAAACAGAAACAGTGGCAGCTCCAACTCCAGATCATTGATTGGCAGATGAAGGCTGCCAAAGCCAGTTTTGACCTGA ATTCCATACCCGACCCCATCTATCTAAATGAAGTTCAGAAGAGCTTGACAAAAATTCAGGTAATTCTGATTCAGCTCAAAAACTTCTGGGAGAGTGTTGCTCAAATGCTGGACTACCTGGAACAAAAGACCTTTGTTGGAGAAAATCTTATCGAAGACCTTGCCGATCTAAAAGACGAGTTTCTAGGATCAATCAAAATAGCCAAAGAG GCTTGGAGCAGTTTTGGTGAAGGCtgtaaaagagcatctgtcatCTTTAGGCTCCAAACCAAAGATGCCTACAAGTTTCTGGAGGTCAGTCCTTCCTCTCTCTCCAAAGAGGAGTGGCAAAAAGAGTACGAAGGTGTGAAGAAACAACTGGAGAATATTGACCCACCACAAGGTGTGACATCCTCTGTTAGACCCGCCATTCGTTAA